One Dasania marina DSM 21967 DNA segment encodes these proteins:
- the fliI gene encoding flagellar protein export ATPase FliI, translating to MSRPLFSQRLQQYQPSKAALSKPQVSGRLVRVVGMTLEVMGLQLPIGHRCVVINSEQHQVEAEVVGFAEHKIFLMPIQQSSGFTPGARVLAIDYQDRVPVGPELLGRVIDGAGRPLDGKGPLNNSGFIPMKGEAINPLARKPISDTLDVGIKAINAVLSVGRGQRIGLFAGSGVGKSVLLGMMTKFTEADIVIVGLVGERGREVKEFIEHTLDEEGMRRAIVVAAPADEAPLMRMRAASLATRLAEYYRDQGKHVLLLMDSLTRYAQAQREIALSIGEPPATKGYPPSVFSMLPKLVERAGNNADGSGSVTAFYTVLTEGDDLQDPVADASRAILDGHIVLSRAIADEGHYPAIDIEGSISRAMQNIVTEKQLKQAQRLRFLYSRYQQSRDLISVGAYVAGSDPETDLAIEKLPAIKTFLQQGLNESFDVESSFQLLNTLLATAVQQQPDQLPAVNGR from the coding sequence ATGTCTCGCCCTCTATTTAGCCAGCGTTTGCAGCAATACCAGCCCTCGAAAGCGGCACTTAGCAAACCGCAAGTGTCGGGTCGTTTGGTGCGGGTTGTGGGTATGACCCTAGAAGTGATGGGTCTGCAACTGCCCATAGGCCACCGCTGTGTAGTGATTAACAGCGAGCAGCACCAGGTAGAGGCCGAGGTGGTGGGCTTTGCCGAACACAAAATATTCCTTATGCCTATACAGCAATCCTCCGGCTTTACCCCTGGTGCGCGAGTGCTGGCGATAGACTATCAAGACAGAGTACCGGTAGGCCCCGAACTATTGGGCCGGGTAATCGACGGTGCAGGCCGTCCTTTAGACGGCAAAGGGCCGCTCAATAACAGCGGCTTTATTCCCATGAAGGGTGAAGCCATTAACCCGCTAGCCAGAAAACCCATTAGTGATACGCTGGATGTGGGTATTAAAGCTATCAACGCCGTGCTCAGCGTGGGCAGGGGTCAACGTATAGGTTTGTTTGCCGGCTCGGGGGTGGGTAAGAGTGTGTTGCTAGGCATGATGACCAAATTTACCGAGGCCGACATTGTTATTGTTGGCTTAGTGGGGGAGCGGGGCCGTGAGGTTAAAGAATTTATCGAGCATACCCTGGATGAAGAAGGTATGCGCCGGGCGATAGTGGTGGCAGCCCCCGCCGATGAAGCGCCGTTAATGCGTATGCGGGCCGCCTCTTTAGCCACGCGCTTAGCGGAGTATTACCGCGATCAAGGCAAACATGTATTACTGCTAATGGACTCCCTAACCCGTTATGCCCAAGCCCAGCGTGAAATCGCCCTCTCTATAGGCGAGCCGCCAGCCACTAAGGGTTATCCGCCCTCGGTGTTTTCTATGCTGCCCAAGTTGGTGGAGCGGGCCGGTAATAATGCCGATGGCAGCGGTTCAGTGACTGCGTTTTATACGGTATTAACCGAGGGTGATGATTTGCAAGATCCGGTCGCCGATGCCTCCCGGGCGATACTTGATGGTCATATCGTACTGTCTCGGGCCATTGCCGATGAGGGGCATTACCCTGCCATTGATATAGAGGGTTCAATTAGCCGAGCCATGCAAAACATCGTCACCGAAAAGCAGCTGAAACAGGCCCAGCGCCTGCGCTTTTTATACTCGCGCTATCAGCAAAGCCGCGACTTAATCAGTGTTGGCGCCTATGTGGCCGGCAGTGACCCTGAAACCGACTTGGCCATAGAGAAATTGCCGGCTATTAAAACCTTCTTACAGCAAGGTTTAAACGAGTCCTTTGATGTGGAGAGTAGTTTTCAGCTACTCAATACACTACTGGCAACGGCGGTGCAGCAACAGCCCGATCAATTACCCGCGGTTAATGGCCGTTAA
- the fliG gene encoding flagellar motor switch protein FliG produces MSDNDTAAGGADKINITKLNQAAILLMSLGEKEAAEVLKHLGPKEVQRIGTAMTGLENVPQSHVETVMNNFLHEARTLTGLGVGSDGYIRNMLVEALGDDKANSLVDRILLGGNTTGLDTLKWMDARAVADIIRHEHPQIQAIVVSYLDGDQAADVLSNLQDKVRLDIVMRVAALDSVQPTALQELNDILEKQFSGSAGSQTKEMGGIKVAAEIMNNLDSSIESELMDSIREVDEDLGTQIQDLMFVFDNLKGVDDRGIQALLREVSSDVLILALKGSDDELQEHIFGNMSKRAAELLRDDLEAKGPVKLSEVEGAQKEILVIARRMADAGEIVLGGSGEEML; encoded by the coding sequence GTGAGTGATAACGATACAGCAGCGGGCGGCGCTGATAAAATTAACATCACCAAGCTCAATCAAGCGGCTATTTTATTGATGTCGTTGGGGGAGAAAGAGGCCGCCGAAGTGCTTAAGCATTTAGGGCCCAAAGAGGTGCAGCGCATAGGTACCGCCATGACGGGCTTAGAAAACGTGCCGCAATCCCACGTCGAAACCGTAATGAATAATTTCCTACACGAGGCGCGTACCTTAACCGGCCTAGGTGTGGGCTCCGATGGCTATATACGCAATATGCTAGTAGAGGCCCTAGGTGATGATAAGGCCAACTCGCTAGTCGATAGAATTTTATTAGGTGGTAATACCACCGGCCTAGATACCTTAAAGTGGATGGATGCTCGCGCCGTGGCCGATATTATTCGCCACGAACATCCGCAGATACAGGCCATAGTCGTGTCTTACCTCGATGGCGACCAAGCCGCCGATGTGCTTTCTAACTTACAAGATAAAGTGCGCCTAGACATCGTTATGCGGGTAGCCGCCTTAGATTCGGTACAGCCTACCGCTTTGCAAGAGCTTAACGACATATTAGAGAAACAATTCTCTGGCAGCGCCGGTTCGCAAACTAAAGAAATGGGTGGTATCAAAGTCGCCGCCGAAATCATGAACAACCTAGACAGCTCTATAGAGTCTGAATTAATGGACTCCATACGCGAAGTGGACGAGGATTTGGGCACTCAAATTCAAGACCTTATGTTTGTGTTCGACAACCTCAAAGGGGTGGACGACCGCGGTATTCAGGCATTGTTGCGAGAAGTGTCTTCCGATGTGCTTATCTTGGCGCTCAAAGGGTCCGACGACGAGCTGCAAGAACATATCTTTGGCAATATGTCTAAGCGTGCCGCCGAATTGTTGCGCGACGATCTCGAAGCCAAGGGCCCGGTCAAACTCAGCGAAGTGGAAGGTGCGCAAAAAGAAATCCTGGTTATTGCCCGTCGCATGGCCGATGCTGGCGAAATTGTACTGGGTGGCAGCGGCGAAGAAATGCTGTAA
- a CDS encoding flagellar hook-length control protein FliK, translating into MDTASQLLLGQTRAATAAASDRAANSGVGAKTAAANASSAQSHSQPDNIDQPFAQHMANATQPATQAVSAVNKSSGTATPHFDFSQEALLAEADSGNGLQFAGELLPGLLPQSMAGWSVSGQQAGASEANNAAAGSQGLPVDLEQQIAWQTPAGINAQAGTVQGTLAAGSDALAPLSQQSAQAQGMVTIMDNFKQQRAGAGLADPQALAEQWLDPDALTTMSTQSKTSLGQFSGGQAIPGLGLAEGQLTGPGGGLNALNQGLQQSSGQNTEALLAANAAALSIAAEPDSAAADKLAASLLTATATSTTSYPKVDGGASYAQAASASFQTSVSTSVMAQGWGDTVMQRVMWMSSQQIHSAEIQLDPPELGSLMVKINTSQEQTTVNFISPHAAVRDALDQNLPKLRELMAEQGVDMVDVDVSEHPGHDKAEQGDDGGEGAQAGLLAQQGDEAMTNDQPGTQPQLQDIGLINAYV; encoded by the coding sequence ATGGATACAGCTAGTCAATTACTGTTAGGGCAAACACGTGCAGCCACTGCTGCGGCTAGTGATCGCGCTGCCAATAGTGGTGTAGGTGCCAAAACTGCGGCGGCGAATGCCTCGTCAGCCCAGAGCCACAGCCAACCTGACAATATTGATCAGCCTTTTGCCCAGCATATGGCCAATGCTACCCAGCCTGCTACTCAGGCTGTTAGCGCCGTCAACAAATCCTCCGGTACCGCCACTCCCCACTTTGATTTTAGCCAAGAGGCGCTGCTGGCTGAGGCCGATAGCGGCAATGGCTTGCAGTTTGCCGGTGAGTTATTGCCAGGCCTATTGCCACAATCTATGGCTGGCTGGAGTGTGTCGGGGCAGCAGGCAGGCGCTAGCGAGGCCAATAATGCAGCCGCTGGCTCACAGGGGTTGCCTGTGGATTTAGAGCAGCAAATAGCCTGGCAAACACCGGCGGGAATTAATGCTCAGGCTGGCACTGTACAGGGGACGTTAGCCGCAGGTAGTGACGCGTTAGCGCCATTGTCACAGCAAAGCGCCCAAGCACAGGGTATGGTGACTATTATGGATAATTTCAAACAGCAGCGTGCCGGCGCTGGGTTGGCCGATCCGCAGGCTCTCGCTGAACAATGGCTGGACCCTGATGCGCTGACAACGATGAGCACACAGTCAAAAACCAGTTTAGGGCAATTTAGCGGTGGCCAAGCTATACCGGGTTTAGGGCTGGCTGAAGGCCAGCTTACCGGTCCGGGCGGCGGTTTGAATGCATTAAATCAAGGCTTGCAGCAGAGCTCGGGGCAAAACACTGAGGCGTTATTGGCGGCCAATGCCGCTGCATTGTCCATAGCGGCTGAGCCAGATAGTGCCGCAGCCGATAAATTAGCTGCCAGCCTGTTAACCGCTACCGCTACTTCGACAACGTCCTACCCGAAAGTTGATGGGGGGGCGAGTTACGCGCAAGCTGCCAGCGCTAGCTTTCAAACCAGTGTTTCTACGTCAGTCATGGCGCAGGGCTGGGGTGATACTGTGATGCAAAGAGTGATGTGGATGAGCTCCCAGCAAATTCACAGTGCCGAAATCCAGTTAGACCCGCCAGAACTGGGTTCCTTGATGGTGAAAATCAATACCAGCCAAGAGCAAACCACGGTTAATTTTATCAGCCCGCATGCGGCGGTGCGTGATGCCCTAGATCAAAACCTACCGAAACTGCGTGAGCTTATGGCTGAGCAGGGGGTGGATATGGTCGATGTCGATGTCTCTGAGCACCCTGGCCATGATAAGGCCGAGCAGGGCGATGATGGCGGCGAAGGCGCGCAGGCAGGTTTGCTGGCGCAACAAGGTGATGAGGCGATGACTAATGATCAGCCTGGCACCCAGCCGCAGTTACAAGACATAGGCTTGATTAACGCCTATGTCTAA
- a CDS encoding fused response regulator/phosphatase, translating into MDTLAVIKILVVDDNPTDRLVLETILRKQGHTVVSADNGLDALTVFQQQQPDLILLDALMPGMDGFEVAERIKSQVGEDFIPIIFLTSLQDAGSLARCLDAGGDDFISKPYNSVILQAKINAFSRMRTMNRTLLTNRDQISLHNRTLIREQEIAKRVFDKVAHAGCLDASNIKHSLSAVSVFNGDVALAGVNALGNLMVFLGDFTGHGLNAALGAMPLAQTFYSMLEKGFSHKDILVEINKKLNEVLPVGVFCCGLLAEINFHERTVKVWNGGLPDGIIYKPESGELVALTSQHLPLGVLAAADFNGRAELYDVRVGDKLYLWSDGILEAENSQGKQFGEQRLYEVFKANTIPDNLFAEVNWAVNQFIGATEHVDDISVMEITQVTPENFKGSQPPVLEQEVSGPNNWTMSYVLNPETLRAFNPLPLMLNFIMQVPMLRVFSGQIYIVLTELFNNALDHGILKLESVVKNSTEGFSRYYQIREALLQDLQAGSIRFELHYQGTRKGGSLTVEVIDSGEGFDYSRLGLGGKGVYSGRGVYLVAKLCTELEYRGRGNEVRAVYTWGEAATSSA; encoded by the coding sequence ATGGATACGCTGGCAGTTATTAAAATTTTGGTTGTCGATGACAACCCTACCGATAGATTGGTGTTAGAAACCATTCTGCGCAAGCAGGGCCATACTGTGGTGTCAGCGGATAATGGCCTAGATGCCTTAACGGTATTTCAGCAACAACAGCCCGACCTGATTTTATTAGATGCACTCATGCCTGGCATGGATGGCTTCGAAGTGGCCGAACGCATCAAAAGTCAGGTGGGTGAAGACTTCATTCCCATTATTTTTCTTACCTCCTTACAAGATGCTGGCTCATTAGCGCGCTGTTTAGATGCGGGCGGCGATGATTTTATCAGCAAGCCTTATAATAGTGTGATTCTGCAGGCAAAAATCAATGCCTTCAGCCGCATGCGGACGATGAACCGCACCTTACTGACCAACCGCGACCAAATATCCCTGCATAACCGTACGCTTATTCGTGAGCAAGAAATAGCCAAACGGGTGTTTGATAAAGTGGCTCACGCCGGTTGTTTAGATGCTAGCAATATCAAACACTCGCTATCAGCGGTATCTGTTTTTAACGGTGACGTGGCCTTAGCGGGGGTTAATGCGCTGGGCAATTTGATGGTTTTTCTAGGTGACTTTACTGGCCATGGTTTAAATGCTGCGTTGGGGGCTATGCCCTTGGCACAAACTTTTTATAGCATGTTGGAAAAGGGTTTTAGTCACAAAGATATATTGGTAGAAATTAATAAAAAATTAAATGAAGTGCTGCCAGTTGGTGTTTTTTGCTGCGGCTTATTGGCAGAAATAAACTTTCACGAGCGCACTGTAAAAGTGTGGAATGGCGGCTTGCCCGACGGCATCATCTATAAGCCCGAGAGTGGTGAATTGGTAGCGCTTACCTCGCAGCATCTGCCCTTGGGGGTGCTGGCTGCTGCGGATTTTAATGGCCGTGCAGAGCTTTATGATGTGCGAGTGGGCGATAAGCTGTATTTATGGTCAGACGGCATACTGGAGGCTGAAAATAGCCAGGGCAAGCAATTTGGCGAACAGCGTTTATACGAGGTGTTTAAGGCCAACACCATACCTGATAATTTATTTGCCGAAGTAAACTGGGCGGTAAATCAATTTATAGGTGCCACTGAGCATGTAGATGACATTTCCGTGATGGAAATTACTCAGGTAACACCAGAGAACTTTAAGGGCTCGCAGCCGCCGGTACTGGAGCAAGAGGTCTCAGGCCCCAATAACTGGACTATGAGTTATGTGCTTAACCCTGAAACGCTGCGCGCGTTTAATCCGCTGCCACTAATGCTTAACTTTATTATGCAAGTGCCCATGTTGCGTGTTTTTAGCGGTCAGATTTATATTGTGTTAACAGAGCTTTTTAATAATGCTTTAGATCACGGTATTCTTAAGCTAGAGTCCGTGGTTAAAAACTCCACCGAAGGTTTTAGCCGCTACTACCAAATCCGAGAAGCGTTATTGCAAGACTTACAAGCGGGCAGCATACGTTTTGAATTACACTATCAGGGCACGCGCAAGGGCGGTTCTTTGACGGTAGAGGTGATTGATAGTGGTGAGGGCTTTGATTACTCGCGCTTAGGTTTGGGTGGCAAAGGTGTGTACAGTGGTCGTGGAGTCTACTTGGTTGCCAAGCTTTGCACTGAGCTAGAGTATAGAGGCCGGGGTAATGAAGTGAGAGCCGTGTATACCTGGGGGGAAGCGGCCACCAGTTCGGCATAG
- the fliE gene encoding flagellar hook-basal body complex protein FliE, whose product MNVGRTDINSLLSQMREMKAATMPAGMPAGGPADMQGPQGVQQALNGRIEKADSASPSFSTMFKGAIDGVNQTQKTAGSLQAAYEQGAPGVSLSQVMIASQKSSVAFDAMTQVRNKVVEAYKDVMNMPV is encoded by the coding sequence GTGAATGTAGGTCGTACAGATATCAATAGCTTACTCAGCCAAATGCGTGAAATGAAGGCGGCTACCATGCCAGCAGGAATGCCTGCAGGCGGCCCCGCCGATATGCAGGGGCCACAGGGTGTGCAGCAAGCGCTCAATGGCCGCATAGAAAAGGCCGATAGTGCCTCGCCCAGTTTTTCCACCATGTTTAAGGGTGCGATAGACGGCGTTAACCAAACCCAGAAAACCGCTGGTAGCCTGCAAGCAGCCTATGAGCAGGGTGCACCTGGTGTGAGTTTGTCGCAGGTGATGATCGCTTCGCAAAAATCGTCAGTAGCCTTTGATGCCATGACGCAGGTGCGCAACAAGGTAGTTGAAGCCTATAAAGATGTGATGAATATGCCGGTGTAG
- a CDS encoding Hpt domain-containing protein: MVLEHIDMEALAALREVMGAEFAHLVETFINDSDTRINSIKETVNAADAEAIRRAAHSLKGSASNMGAVNLTDLCRRLEALAGEAELADSQSLLAQITAEYAIVRERLQAL, from the coding sequence ATGGTATTGGAACATATAGATATGGAAGCGTTGGCGGCGCTGCGAGAGGTTATGGGCGCAGAGTTTGCACATTTAGTCGAAACCTTTATCAATGACAGTGACACACGGATAAACAGTATTAAAGAGACTGTTAATGCTGCTGATGCTGAAGCTATACGTAGGGCTGCCCACAGTTTAAAAGGCAGTGCCAGTAACATGGGAGCAGTGAATTTAACCGACCTGTGTCGCCGCTTAGAAGCTTTGGCCGGTGAGGCTGAGCTAGCCGATAGTCAGAGTTTGCTTGCGCAAATCACCGCTGAGTACGCGATAGTGCGTGAAAGATTACAGGCGCTGTAA
- a CDS encoding mechanosensitive ion channel family protein, with amino-acid sequence MEQNLSKELEQATAIYKMVIEFFVNYSFQILGAIIVMLLGFWLARKVSNWVLSLLEKKQFDVTLSHFIAAGVKVLIIVMVALVALGKVGISVTPFLALLGAASLGVGLAMQGMLSNYSAGFNIIITRPFVVGDTIRVQGVTGQVEEVRLAYTLLVDEDGVRISIPNKHIIGEILHNSQLSTLAEVTIGIAYHEDPGQAISYIEQAINALEGLDNNKPSQVGIASFGDSSINLGIRIWLPTQQYYQQLYQVNQAVFAALKNNGVAIPFPQREVRLLGDQAAS; translated from the coding sequence ATGGAACAGAACCTAAGCAAAGAGTTAGAGCAAGCCACCGCTATTTATAAGATGGTGATTGAGTTTTTTGTTAATTACAGTTTTCAAATACTGGGTGCCATTATTGTTATGTTGCTGGGCTTTTGGTTGGCCCGCAAAGTCAGTAATTGGGTATTGTCACTACTAGAGAAAAAACAATTCGACGTTACCCTTAGCCATTTTATTGCTGCTGGCGTTAAGGTGTTAATTATCGTTATGGTGGCGCTGGTTGCCCTAGGTAAAGTGGGTATTAGTGTTACACCATTTTTAGCGTTGTTAGGCGCTGCTTCTTTAGGTGTGGGCTTGGCCATGCAGGGCATGCTGTCTAATTACAGTGCGGGCTTTAATATTATTATTACCCGCCCCTTTGTGGTGGGAGATACCATTAGGGTGCAAGGTGTTACTGGCCAAGTTGAAGAAGTGCGTTTGGCCTATACCTTATTGGTGGATGAAGATGGCGTGCGCATTAGCATACCCAATAAACATATTATTGGTGAGATCTTACATAACTCACAGCTAAGTACCTTGGCGGAAGTAACCATAGGCATTGCCTACCACGAAGACCCAGGGCAGGCCATAAGCTACATAGAGCAAGCCATCAATGCTTTAGAGGGCTTAGACAATAACAAGCCCTCGCAGGTGGGTATAGCTAGCTTTGGCGATAGCAGTATTAACTTGGGCATACGTATATGGCTGCCCACCCAGCAATATTATCAACAGCTATACCAGGTTAATCAGGCCGTTTTTGCGGCCTTAAAAAACAATGGGGTGGCTATACCTTTCCCGCAACGGGAAGTGCGTTTGTTGGGTGATCAAGCGGCTAGCTAA
- a CDS encoding FliH/SctL family protein, giving the protein MKNTDRIPAIQSLGYKRWQLPEVNEGQIIHAEKTRRDVARGEAPSIDKNLVVYSKVTVGQIEEISQRIKQDIKHEAYQEGLQQGLDKGYKAGLQKGQNQIQQHLTSLQALISQLNDALQQQDNAVEQVLAELATGVAESIVRRELILDGSHIQAVIHDAIAAIDAKAQKVDIYLSPQDYKFVTTMGQVEPQWQLHTDATLSVGGCRVSNQYSAADYSTEQQFQQTVSQLVDSRYAELGRQSAASDTTTNDAIPSDIAPNDTSPDEG; this is encoded by the coding sequence ATGAAAAACACTGATCGTATCCCCGCTATTCAATCGCTAGGCTATAAGCGTTGGCAGTTGCCCGAGGTGAACGAGGGGCAAATCATACACGCCGAAAAAACCAGGCGCGATGTCGCCCGCGGCGAAGCCCCCAGCATCGATAAAAACCTAGTGGTTTACAGTAAAGTGACCGTGGGCCAAATCGAAGAGATTAGCCAGCGCATCAAGCAGGACATAAAGCACGAGGCCTACCAAGAGGGTTTGCAGCAGGGTTTGGATAAAGGCTATAAAGCGGGCCTGCAAAAAGGCCAAAACCAAATACAGCAACACCTCACTAGCTTGCAGGCCTTGATTAGCCAGCTCAATGACGCCCTACAACAGCAGGATAACGCCGTGGAGCAGGTGCTGGCAGAGTTGGCTACTGGGGTGGCAGAATCGATAGTGCGGCGTGAGTTAATCCTAGATGGCAGCCATATACAGGCTGTGATACATGACGCGATAGCCGCCATTGATGCCAAGGCGCAGAAAGTCGATATTTACTTAAGCCCGCAAGATTATAAGTTTGTCACCACCATGGGGCAGGTAGAGCCACAATGGCAATTACACACTGACGCGACGTTAAGCGTGGGAGGCTGCCGGGTGAGCAATCAATACAGCGCGGCTGACTACAGCACTGAGCAGCAATTTCAGCAAACCGTAAGCCAGTTAGTGGATAGCCGCTATGCCGAGCTAGGTAGGCAGTCAGCTGCCAGCGATACCACTACCAACGATGCCATCCCCAGCGATATAGCCCCCAATGATACTAGCCCGGATGAGGGATAA
- the fliJ gene encoding flagellar export protein FliJ codes for MAKKPSQRLQVVLKLAHIKQQQAADKLAQASAALQRNRSQGEQLQTYQGEYNRHFHSFEQQPVSSQQMRNYQRFYNSLEEAVYTQAQRSAVSETQYEHHRLNWQKAYASEKNMEKLVLRKQQQETKTEDVKSQRELDDRGRSKDLQQGD; via the coding sequence ATGGCTAAAAAACCCTCACAGCGCTTACAAGTGGTATTAAAGCTAGCCCATATTAAACAGCAGCAAGCGGCCGATAAACTGGCCCAGGCTAGCGCTGCATTACAGCGTAACCGCAGCCAAGGCGAGCAACTGCAAACCTACCAGGGCGAATATAATCGCCATTTTCACAGCTTTGAACAACAGCCTGTCAGCAGCCAGCAAATGCGTAATTATCAGCGTTTCTATAATAGTTTAGAAGAGGCGGTATACACCCAAGCGCAGCGCAGCGCAGTGTCAGAAACCCAATACGAACATCATAGGCTGAATTGGCAAAAAGCCTATGCCAGCGAAAAAAACATGGAAAAACTAGTCCTTAGAAAGCAGCAGCAAGAAACCAAAACGGAAGATGTGAAATCACAGCGTGAATTGGATGACCGTGGCCGCAGTAAAGATTTACAGCAGGGTGATTAA
- the fliF gene encoding flagellar basal-body MS-ring/collar protein FliF codes for MAAEGSSQPQSQVFDGFGGLNLIRQLGLMIGLAASVAIGFAVVLWSQGEDYKPLYANLDRMDPSAVLSILDSNQIVYKVDENNGALMVASNQIHDARLKLAGEGISVDGSFGFELMDKERPLGTSQFMENARFKRSLEGELARTITSIRQVRAARVHLAIPKTSAFVRDSRKPTASVFIDLYSGAGINSPQVRAIANLVASSIPELALQDVTVVDQRGNLLSNFETDEKMIAANRQMEYTKEVEQRYINRIHSILVRILGEGKFRAEVSADVDFTEVEQAEEQFNPDLPAIRSEQTLKEGRNVGSIGGVPGALSNQPPADGAAPENATAQDQGGEGGSSGRVQATRNYELDRTVSYTRHQTGKVRRLSVAVVVDNVVKKDPTTGAMNSVSMPQEELDSLSGLVRDAVGFDAARGDSVNIINAEFVTLPEPEVELIEEVPLWQQPEILNLAKKILGGIFVMVIIFGVLRPVMRNLTDTSKEMRELEAQEALNDLSADLGADLADETVTLSGGDSMLLTGPGQGYAQQLNAVKGLIAEDPGRVAQVVKQWVNSGE; via the coding sequence ATGGCAGCAGAAGGCTCGTCACAACCACAAAGCCAGGTGTTTGATGGTTTTGGCGGTTTAAATCTTATCCGGCAGTTAGGCCTAATGATAGGCTTGGCCGCCAGTGTGGCGATAGGTTTTGCGGTGGTGCTGTGGTCGCAGGGTGAAGACTATAAGCCCCTGTATGCCAATTTGGATCGTATGGACCCCAGCGCGGTACTTTCTATATTAGATAGCAACCAAATTGTTTATAAGGTCGATGAAAACAACGGCGCGTTAATGGTGGCCTCCAATCAAATTCACGATGCGCGGCTAAAGCTAGCGGGTGAGGGGATCTCTGTCGATGGTAGTTTTGGTTTTGAGCTTATGGACAAAGAGCGTCCCTTGGGCACCAGCCAGTTTATGGAGAACGCCCGCTTTAAGCGCAGCTTAGAGGGTGAGCTAGCCCGTACCATTACCAGCATACGTCAGGTTAGAGCCGCCCGTGTGCATTTGGCCATACCCAAGACCTCGGCCTTTGTGCGCGATTCCCGCAAACCGACGGCCTCCGTGTTTATCGATTTGTACAGTGGCGCGGGTATTAACTCGCCACAGGTACGCGCCATCGCCAACTTGGTGGCATCCAGTATCCCCGAGTTAGCGCTACAGGATGTCACTGTGGTCGATCAACGCGGTAACTTGCTGTCCAACTTTGAAACCGACGAAAAAATGATCGCCGCCAACCGTCAAATGGAGTACACCAAAGAGGTGGAGCAGCGCTATATCAACCGCATTCACTCCATCTTGGTGCGTATCTTGGGTGAGGGTAAATTCAGAGCCGAAGTGAGCGCCGATGTCGATTTTACCGAGGTAGAGCAGGCCGAGGAGCAGTTTAACCCCGACTTGCCCGCTATACGCAGTGAGCAAACCCTAAAAGAAGGCCGCAATGTAGGCTCAATCGGTGGTGTGCCAGGGGCGTTGAGCAATCAGCCCCCTGCAGATGGCGCCGCCCCCGAAAATGCCACCGCCCAAGATCAAGGTGGCGAGGGTGGCAGTAGCGGTAGAGTGCAGGCTACCCGCAACTACGAGCTGGATCGCACGGTGAGTTATACCCGTCATCAAACCGGTAAGGTGCGTAGGCTCAGTGTAGCGGTAGTGGTCGATAATGTAGTTAAAAAAGACCCCACCACCGGTGCCATGAACTCAGTGTCTATGCCGCAAGAGGAGCTGGACAGTCTTTCAGGCTTAGTGCGCGATGCAGTAGGGTTTGACGCTGCGCGTGGTGATAGCGTCAATATTATCAATGCTGAATTTGTGACCTTGCCAGAGCCCGAAGTGGAATTAATAGAGGAAGTGCCCCTGTGGCAGCAGCCAGAAATACTAAACTTGGCTAAAAAAATATTGGGCGGCATATTCGTCATGGTGATTATTTTCGGGGTGTTGCGGCCGGTTATGCGCAACCTAACCGATACCTCTAAGGAAATGCGCGAGTTAGAGGCGCAGGAGGCACTAAATGACTTATCCGCCGATTTAGGTGCTGACTTAGCGGATGAAACCGTTACTTTATCCGGTGGCGATAGTATGCTGCTAACGGGTCCCGGGCAGGGTTATGCGCAGCAGCTTAATGCGGTTAAAGGCTTAATTGCTGAAGACCCCGGGAGAGTCGCACAAGTGGTTAAACAATGGGTGAACAGCGGTGAGTGA
- a CDS encoding STAS domain-containing protein: protein MAITSVISADGNELTIGVEGRFDFGSHQDFRRAYEGQPSQVARYIVDLQETTYLDSSALGMLLLLKDYAGGDDADISVINCNDDVQKILAISNFDQLFTIQ, encoded by the coding sequence ATGGCAATAACATCGGTTATATCAGCAGATGGAAATGAATTGACTATCGGTGTTGAAGGGCGCTTTGACTTTGGTTCGCATCAGGATTTTCGTCGTGCCTATGAAGGCCAACCCAGCCAAGTTGCACGCTATATCGTTGACTTGCAAGAAACCACTTATTTAGACAGCTCGGCCTTGGGTATGCTGTTATTACTTAAGGACTATGCCGGTGGTGATGACGCCGATATCTCGGTTATCAACTGCAATGACGATGTCCAAAAAATATTAGCTATTTCCAATTTCGATCAACTGTTTACCATTCAATAA